The following are from one region of the Halorussus rarus genome:
- a CDS encoding twin-arginine translocation signal domain-containing protein encodes MVHGHRERSISDEQRREFLKALGVGGAVAAGGATLDDVREAVGTGASEELASVGEAIRSDLAGELDAELLASGHEDVAAAASGLTAVPERGLPGMDEGPREEFAAVAEAARPVYDHLGEVGFFESTTERLPEFTPTFIEDSVRRFVVSDGLAGSLSDLGFDQQELVDLLATTVNHRERIGDRHWVSTDELPREELEFGEYVPPMTKAAAGGVLLWLEDLDDHVWTNAVLLTDDILADAAWDARGMAAGFDLMVDGARRVADGDSHGADTGDDELAGLLSSGFALQAISQNLLPEDAYWIDESARAQRDNDLEIPN; translated from the coding sequence ATGGTACACGGACATCGCGAGCGGAGTATCTCCGACGAGCAGCGCCGGGAGTTCCTGAAGGCGCTCGGCGTCGGCGGCGCGGTCGCCGCCGGGGGTGCGACGCTCGACGACGTGCGGGAGGCGGTCGGAACCGGAGCGTCGGAAGAACTCGCGTCGGTGGGCGAGGCGATACGGAGCGACCTCGCAGGCGAACTCGACGCAGAACTGCTGGCGAGCGGTCACGAGGACGTCGCCGCCGCGGCCTCGGGGCTGACGGCGGTCCCCGAGCGCGGCCTCCCCGGAATGGACGAGGGGCCCCGCGAGGAGTTCGCGGCGGTCGCGGAGGCGGCCCGGCCCGTCTACGACCACCTGGGCGAGGTCGGCTTCTTCGAGAGCACGACCGAGCGGCTGCCCGAGTTCACGCCGACGTTCATCGAGGACAGCGTCCGGCGGTTCGTCGTGAGCGACGGGCTGGCGGGGTCGCTGTCGGACCTCGGCTTCGACCAGCAGGAGCTGGTCGACCTGCTGGCGACGACCGTCAACCACCGCGAGCGCATCGGCGATCGTCACTGGGTCTCGACCGACGAACTCCCGCGCGAGGAGCTGGAGTTCGGCGAGTACGTCCCGCCGATGACGAAGGCCGCGGCCGGCGGCGTCCTGCTGTGGCTCGAGGACTTAGACGACCACGTCTGGACGAACGCGGTGCTGCTGACCGACGACATCCTGGCCGACGCCGCGTGGGACGCCCGCGGGATGGCGGCCGGGTTCGACCTGATGGTCGACGGCGCCCGCCGCGTCGCCGACGGCGACTCGCACGGCGCCGACACCGGCGACGACGAGCTCGCCGGCCTGCTGTCGAGCGGCTTCGCGCTGCAGGCCATCTCGC
- a CDS encoding HAD family hydrolase, translated as MTEYDAVLFDNDGVLVEPPSDEALRAAAESAFAAVGVDRPEESHLAEIIRGVTPDSLREVCSVYGLDPHEFWAARDRHASEVQVAEFRDGDRDRYPDVAAIEELAHDFGVVSSNQHETVEFILDYYGMSDLFGTYYGRGMGVEDLERKKPDPHFLDRALDDLGAETALFVGDSKSDVEAARRAGLDSVFVRRDHCADVELSVEPDYEVADLHGVAEIAGAR; from the coding sequence ATGACCGAGTACGACGCGGTGCTGTTCGACAACGACGGCGTACTGGTCGAACCGCCCTCCGACGAGGCCCTGCGGGCGGCCGCCGAGTCGGCCTTCGCGGCGGTGGGCGTCGACCGTCCCGAAGAGAGCCACCTCGCCGAGATAATCAGGGGCGTCACGCCCGATAGTCTCCGGGAGGTCTGTTCGGTCTACGGCCTCGACCCCCACGAGTTCTGGGCCGCCCGCGACCGCCACGCCTCCGAGGTTCAGGTCGCGGAGTTCCGCGACGGCGACCGCGACCGCTACCCCGACGTGGCGGCCATCGAGGAGCTGGCCCACGACTTCGGGGTCGTGAGCTCGAACCAGCACGAGACCGTCGAGTTCATCCTCGACTACTACGGTATGAGCGACCTGTTCGGCACCTACTACGGCCGCGGAATGGGCGTCGAGGACCTCGAACGGAAGAAGCCCGACCCCCACTTCCTCGACCGCGCGCTCGACGACCTCGGGGCCGAGACCGCGCTGTTCGTCGGCGACAGCAAGAGCGACGTCGAGGCCGCCCGGCGCGCGGGGCTCGACTCCGTCTTCGTCCGGCGGGACCACTGCGCCGACGTCGAGCTGTCGGTCGAGCCCGACTACGAGGTCGCCGACCTTCACGGCGTCGCCGAGATCGCGGGCGCGAGGTAG
- a CDS encoding NAD-dependent epimerase/dehydratase family protein: MQDKRVLVTGGAGFIGSNLANYLAEDNDVIAVDDLYLGTPENLDDAVEFRDVSVLDDDLPTEGVDVLFHLAALSSLTMHEESLEGLRRGARVNVEGFANTVEQVRQDGCDTVVYATTSSIYGDRTEPSPESMDVEARTGYEASKLARERYGEYFANAHDMHVSGMRFFSVYQGYGGSEGHKGEYANIISQFADDIANGESPVIYGDGTHTRDFTHVSDVVRGLELAADHRLTGIYNLGTGESYNANEVVEMLKAELGSDVEPEHVENPIDDDMFVHDTMADPSKMKEATGWEPRISFEEGLKEVCAPYK; encoded by the coding sequence ATGCAGGACAAACGTGTGCTCGTGACCGGCGGCGCGGGCTTCATCGGGTCGAACCTGGCGAACTACCTCGCCGAGGACAACGACGTGATCGCGGTCGACGACCTCTATCTCGGCACTCCCGAGAACCTCGACGACGCGGTCGAGTTCCGCGACGTCAGCGTGCTCGACGACGACCTCCCGACCGAGGGCGTCGACGTCCTCTTCCACCTCGCCGCGCTGTCGTCGCTCACGATGCACGAGGAGAGCCTCGAGGGGCTCCGGCGCGGCGCCCGGGTCAACGTCGAGGGGTTCGCCAACACCGTCGAGCAGGTCCGCCAGGACGGCTGCGACACCGTGGTGTACGCCACGACCTCCTCCATCTACGGCGACCGGACCGAGCCCTCGCCCGAGAGCATGGACGTCGAGGCCCGCACCGGCTACGAGGCGTCGAAGCTCGCCCGCGAGCGCTACGGCGAGTACTTCGCCAACGCCCACGACATGCACGTCTCGGGGATGCGCTTCTTCTCGGTGTACCAGGGCTACGGCGGCTCGGAGGGCCACAAGGGCGAGTACGCCAACATCATCTCGCAGTTCGCCGACGACATCGCTAACGGCGAGTCGCCGGTCATCTACGGCGACGGCACCCACACCCGCGACTTCACCCACGTCTCGGACGTCGTCCGCGGGCTCGAACTCGCGGCCGACCACCGGCTCACGGGCATCTACAACCTCGGCACCGGCGAGTCCTACAACGCCAACGAGGTCGTCGAGATGCTCAAGGCCGAACTCGGCTCGGACGTCGAACCCGAGCACGTCGAGAACCCCATCGACGACGACATGTTCGTCCACGACACGATGGCCGACCCCTCGAAGATGAAGGAGGCCACCGGCTGGGAGCCCCGGATATCCTTCGAGGAAGGGCTGAAGGAGGTCTGCGCGCCGTACAAGTGA
- the rocF gene encoding arginase, with protein MNREVRLIGAPMDLGADRRGVDMGPSAIRYAGLATELDAANVTGVTDTGDLSVPHAEERDPDAEQPSEGSAKFLRETADVCGRLADEVADALDAGSFPLVLGGDHSIAIGTVRGAARDADLGVVWFDAHGDFNTPKTSPSGNVHGMPLAAVLGIGDFAGTEWANAPNLREENVAIVGLRSLDGAEREAIRESGVTAFTMSDIDERGVAPVVEDALDVAADGTEGIHVSLDMDWLDPREAPGVGTPVRGGVSYREAHTALEMVGERHEGEDVLRSLEVVEVNPILDEHNVTAELATELAASGLGKRIL; from the coding sequence ATGAACCGAGAGGTGCGACTCATCGGTGCGCCGATGGACCTCGGCGCGGACCGACGCGGCGTCGACATGGGACCGTCGGCCATCCGGTACGCGGGCCTCGCGACCGAACTCGACGCGGCGAACGTGACCGGGGTGACGGACACGGGCGACCTGTCGGTCCCGCACGCCGAGGAGCGGGACCCGGACGCCGAGCAGCCCAGCGAGGGGTCGGCCAAGTTCCTGCGGGAGACCGCCGACGTCTGCGGCCGCCTCGCCGACGAGGTGGCCGACGCGCTCGACGCCGGCAGCTTCCCGCTGGTGCTGGGCGGGGACCACTCCATCGCCATCGGGACGGTCCGCGGTGCGGCCCGCGACGCTGACCTCGGCGTGGTGTGGTTCGACGCCCACGGCGACTTCAACACGCCGAAGACCTCGCCGTCGGGCAACGTCCACGGGATGCCGCTGGCGGCGGTCCTCGGCATCGGCGACTTCGCCGGCACCGAGTGGGCCAACGCCCCGAACCTCCGGGAGGAGAACGTCGCCATCGTGGGGCTCCGAAGCCTCGACGGCGCCGAGCGCGAGGCCATCCGCGAGAGCGGCGTGACCGCCTTCACCATGTCGGACATCGACGAGCGGGGCGTCGCCCCCGTCGTGGAGGACGCCCTCGACGTCGCGGCCGACGGGACCGAGGGCATCCACGTCAGCCTCGACATGGACTGGCTCGACCCGCGGGAGGCTCCGGGCGTCGGGACGCCGGTCCGGGGCGGTGTCTCCTACCGGGAGGCCCACACCGCGCTGGAGATGGTCGGCGAGCGCCACGAGGGCGAGGACGTCCTCCGGTCGCTGGAGGTGGTCGAGGTGAACCCGATCCTGGACGAGCACAACGTGACCGCCGAACTGGCGACCGAACTCGCCGCCAGCGGGCTGGGGAAACGCATTCTGTAG
- the gyrA gene encoding DNA gyrase subunit A produces MSSDASDLPNEVAERVRNVRVEDEMEQSYIDYAMSVIAGRALPDVRDGLKPVHRRILYAMHRAGITSGASHRKCSNIVGDTMGDFHPHGDQSIYDALARMAQDFSMRYPLVDGQGNFGSVDGDPPAAMRYTEARMAPIAEELLADIDMDTVDWQSNYDDRLQEPEVLPSAFPNLLVNGSSGIAVGMSTNIPPHNLGEVIDATVELIENPEATVEDLMDHVKGPDFPTGANIVGHNAVHAAYKTGRGRIRVRAEFEVEERETGSDRIIITELPFQTNKARMVEKIADAVNDGSIEGIRDLRDESDRDGIRIVIELKQNAMVEVVKNQLLESFLEKTFGVINLALVDGEPKVLSLKETIEHYLDHRKEVVRRRSQYELGEKEDRAHILEGRLTALEHADDVVDIIQDAEDRNEAKADLKAEYGFSDEQVDHIVRMQLGSLTSMEAAEIEDEYEEVQARIERLETILGDESELLSVIKKELLEVKDEYADERRTSFIEDTDEVTREDLIAEEDVVVVVTEQDYVKRMPVAQFDAQNRGGKGIIGGDIKEGDRVSKVFRANTHDYLLCFTNQGQVYRLKAYEIPEMSRTARGKSAVNLLDLDDGEEITAVVNTDDFEDEECLSMVTRDGYVKRTAAAEFDNILSTGIIAAKLEDGDELVDVKVTDGATDLVVATRGGMAIRFDEDEAREMGRNARGVRGVELEGDDEVAGMVAVTDDTEEDLLTVTENGYGKRTPLSEYRKQSRNGKGLVDIKTGDRNGPVTSVKAVGPDDELVIMSEGGQIMRIRAADISEVGRNTMGVTVMEVEAPDTVASVDVIPGRDSEGASADDASEE; encoded by the coding sequence ATGAGTTCGGACGCATCTGACCTCCCCAACGAGGTCGCCGAAAGAGTACGGAACGTCCGCGTCGAGGACGAGATGGAGCAGAGCTACATCGACTACGCGATGTCGGTCATCGCGGGCCGGGCGCTGCCCGACGTCCGGGACGGGCTCAAGCCCGTCCACCGGCGCATCCTCTACGCGATGCACCGGGCGGGCATCACCAGCGGCGCGAGCCACCGGAAGTGCTCGAACATCGTCGGGGACACGATGGGCGACTTCCACCCCCACGGCGACCAGTCCATCTACGACGCGCTGGCCCGGATGGCCCAGGACTTCTCGATGCGGTACCCGCTCGTCGACGGCCAGGGTAACTTCGGGTCGGTCGACGGCGACCCGCCGGCCGCGATGCGGTACACCGAGGCCCGGATGGCGCCCATCGCCGAGGAGCTGCTGGCCGACATCGACATGGACACCGTCGACTGGCAGTCGAACTACGACGACCGCCTCCAGGAGCCCGAGGTGCTGCCCTCGGCGTTCCCGAACCTGCTGGTCAACGGGTCGTCGGGCATCGCGGTCGGGATGTCGACCAACATCCCGCCGCACAACCTCGGCGAGGTCATCGACGCGACGGTCGAGCTCATCGAGAACCCCGAGGCGACCGTCGAGGACCTGATGGACCACGTCAAGGGACCCGACTTCCCGACCGGCGCGAACATCGTGGGCCACAACGCGGTCCACGCCGCGTACAAGACCGGCCGGGGCCGCATCCGGGTCCGGGCCGAGTTCGAGGTCGAGGAGCGCGAGACCGGCAGCGACCGCATCATCATCACGGAGCTCCCGTTCCAGACCAACAAGGCCCGGATGGTCGAGAAGATCGCCGACGCCGTCAACGACGGCTCCATCGAGGGCATCCGCGACCTCCGCGACGAGTCCGACCGCGACGGCATCCGCATCGTCATCGAGCTCAAGCAGAACGCGATGGTCGAGGTCGTCAAGAACCAGCTGCTCGAGAGCTTCCTCGAGAAGACGTTCGGCGTCATCAACCTCGCGCTGGTCGACGGCGAGCCCAAGGTGCTCTCGCTCAAGGAGACCATCGAGCACTACCTCGACCACCGCAAGGAGGTCGTCCGGCGCCGGAGCCAGTACGAACTCGGCGAGAAGGAGGACCGCGCCCACATCCTCGAGGGCCGGCTCACCGCGCTCGAACACGCCGACGACGTGGTCGACATCATCCAGGACGCCGAGGACCGCAACGAGGCCAAGGCCGACCTCAAGGCCGAGTACGGCTTCTCGGACGAGCAGGTCGACCACATCGTCCGGATGCAGCTGGGTAGCCTCACCTCGATGGAAGCCGCGGAAATCGAGGACGAGTACGAGGAGGTCCAGGCCCGCATCGAGCGGCTCGAGACCATCCTCGGCGACGAGTCCGAGCTGCTGTCGGTCATCAAGAAGGAGCTGCTCGAGGTCAAAGACGAGTACGCCGACGAGCGCCGGACCTCGTTCATCGAGGACACCGACGAGGTGACCCGCGAGGACCTCATCGCCGAGGAGGACGTCGTCGTGGTCGTGACCGAGCAGGACTACGTCAAGCGGATGCCCGTCGCCCAGTTCGACGCCCAGAACCGCGGCGGCAAGGGCATCATCGGCGGCGACATCAAGGAGGGCGACCGGGTGTCGAAGGTGTTCCGCGCGAACACCCACGACTACCTGCTGTGCTTCACGAACCAGGGCCAGGTCTACCGGCTGAAGGCCTACGAGATCCCCGAGATGTCCCGGACCGCCCGGGGCAAGTCGGCCGTGAACCTGCTCGACCTGGACGACGGCGAGGAGATCACCGCGGTCGTCAACACCGACGACTTCGAGGACGAGGAGTGTCTGAGCATGGTGACCCGCGACGGCTACGTCAAGCGGACCGCGGCCGCCGAGTTCGACAACATCCTCTCGACCGGCATCATCGCGGCCAAGCTGGAGGACGGCGACGAGCTCGTCGACGTGAAGGTGACCGACGGCGCGACCGACCTGGTGGTCGCGACCCGGGGCGGGATGGCCATCCGGTTCGACGAGGACGAGGCCCGCGAGATGGGCCGGAACGCCCGGGGCGTCCGGGGCGTCGAACTCGAAGGCGACGACGAGGTCGCCGGGATGGTCGCGGTCACCGACGACACCGAGGAGGACCTGCTGACCGTGACCGAGAACGGTTACGGCAAGCGGACGCCGCTCTCGGAGTACCGCAAGCAGTCGCGCAACGGCAAGGGGCTGGTCGACATCAAGACCGGCGACCGGAACGGCCCGGTCACGTCGGTCAAGGCGGTCGGCCCGGACGACGAGCTCGTCATCATGAGCGAGGGCGGCCAGATCATGCGCATCCGGGCGGCCGACATCTCCGAGGTCGGCCGGAACACGATGGGCGTGACGGTGATGGAGGTCGAGGCCCCCGACACCGTCGCCAGCGTGGACGTGATTCCGGGCCGAGACTCCGAGGGCGCGTCCGCCGACGACGCGAGCGAAGAGTAG
- a CDS encoding Rrf2 family transcriptional regulator yields MSSIELTASQKKILRALVDLHRETEDAVKGEDIADEVDRNPGTIRNQMQSLKALQLVEGVPGPKGGYKPTANAFDALGVQDMDQEAEVPLFLEGEEVDEANVEEIDLASVHHPELCRAEIHVRGSVREFHEGDSVRVGPTPLSKLVIEGTVDGKDDTSNIVILKIDSMEAPAEEPEH; encoded by the coding sequence ATGTCGTCAATCGAACTGACCGCGAGCCAGAAGAAGATTCTCCGCGCGCTCGTAGACCTCCACCGGGAGACCGAGGACGCCGTCAAGGGCGAGGACATCGCCGATGAAGTCGACCGCAACCCCGGCACCATCCGGAACCAGATGCAGAGCCTGAAGGCCCTCCAGCTCGTCGAGGGCGTCCCGGGCCCGAAGGGCGGGTACAAGCCGACCGCCAACGCCTTCGACGCGCTCGGCGTCCAGGACATGGACCAGGAGGCCGAGGTGCCGCTGTTCCTCGAGGGCGAGGAGGTCGACGAGGCCAACGTCGAGGAGATCGACCTCGCCAGCGTCCACCACCCCGAGCTCTGCCGCGCGGAGATCCACGTCCGCGGGTCGGTCCGCGAGTTCCACGAGGGCGACTCGGTCCGGGTCGGTCCCACGCCGCTGTCGAAGCTCGTCATCGAGGGGACGGTCGACGGCAAGGACGACACCAGCAACATCGTCATCCTGAAGATCGACTCGATGGAAGCGCCGGCCGAGGAGCCGGAGCACTAA
- the gyrB gene encoding DNA topoisomerase (ATP-hydrolyzing) subunit B: MSQESEYGAGQIQVLEGLQAVRKRPAMYIGSTDARGLHHLVFEVVDNSIDEALAGYCDSIEVSIRDDGSVAIADDGRGIPVDTHEEYDKPAVEVILTVLHAGGKFDNKSYQVSGGLHGVGVSVVNALSERFLVEVRRDGALWRQEFERGEPATTLERVRDLEDGEGTGTEIRFWPDTEIFETTEFTYSTLESRLRELAFLNSGVRISLDDEREGRDHADTFEYEGGIREFVEYLNETKTPLHREVIYFEDEAEDIQVEVAMQATDELQGSIHAFANNINTREGGTHLTGFKTALTRVVNDYANENNLLADLDENLKGEDVREGLTAVISVKHPDPQFEGQTKTKLGNSEVRGIVESAMHEGLSTYFEEHPDTAESVISKAVEAAKARKAAKKAEELTRRKNALESTALPGKLADCQTRDPGEAELFVVEGDSAGGSAKQARDREFQAILPLFGKVLNVEKHRLDRVLENDKIRHFITAVGTGVGEEFEIDDARYEKIIIMTDADVDGAHIRTLYLTLLYRYMRPLLEAGYVYAAQPPLYRIRHRGETYDAMTEEERDRIIEEECDGNPSQVQRFKGLGEMNPEQLWETTMNPDNRILKQITIEDAAAADKMFSVLMGDTVEPRKQFIKEHATEADWVDI; this comes from the coding sequence ATGAGTCAGGAAAGTGAGTACGGGGCCGGGCAGATTCAGGTTCTCGAAGGCCTCCAAGCGGTGCGGAAACGCCCGGCGATGTACATCGGTTCTACCGACGCGCGAGGGTTGCACCACCTCGTGTTCGAAGTCGTTGACAATTCTATCGACGAGGCGCTCGCCGGTTACTGTGACTCGATTGAGGTGAGCATCCGCGACGACGGGTCGGTCGCCATCGCCGACGACGGTCGGGGCATCCCCGTGGACACCCACGAGGAGTACGACAAGCCCGCCGTCGAGGTCATCCTGACCGTCCTCCACGCCGGCGGGAAGTTCGACAACAAGTCCTACCAGGTCTCCGGCGGCCTCCACGGCGTCGGCGTCTCGGTCGTCAACGCCCTCTCCGAGCGCTTTCTGGTCGAGGTCAGGCGCGACGGCGCGCTCTGGCGCCAGGAGTTCGAGCGCGGCGAGCCCGCCACCACCCTCGAGCGGGTCCGCGACCTCGAGGACGGCGAGGGGACCGGGACCGAGATCCGGTTCTGGCCCGACACGGAGATATTCGAGACCACCGAGTTCACCTACTCGACGCTCGAGAGTCGGCTGCGCGAACTCGCCTTCCTCAACTCCGGGGTCCGCATCTCGCTCGACGACGAGCGGGAGGGCCGCGACCACGCCGACACGTTCGAGTACGAGGGCGGCATCCGGGAGTTCGTCGAGTACCTCAACGAGACCAAGACCCCGCTCCACCGCGAGGTCATCTACTTCGAGGACGAGGCCGAGGACATCCAGGTAGAGGTGGCGATGCAGGCCACCGACGAGCTCCAGGGCTCGATCCACGCCTTCGCCAACAACATCAACACCCGCGAGGGCGGTACCCACCTCACCGGGTTCAAGACCGCGCTGACCCGGGTGGTCAACGACTACGCCAACGAGAACAACCTCCTGGCGGACCTCGACGAGAACCTCAAGGGCGAGGACGTCCGGGAGGGACTGACCGCGGTCATCTCGGTCAAGCACCCCGACCCCCAGTTCGAGGGCCAGACCAAGACCAAGCTGGGCAACAGCGAAGTCCGGGGCATCGTCGAGTCGGCGATGCACGAGGGGCTGTCGACCTACTTCGAGGAGCACCCCGACACCGCCGAGTCGGTCATCTCGAAGGCGGTCGAGGCCGCGAAGGCCCGGAAGGCCGCCAAGAAGGCCGAGGAGCTGACCCGCCGGAAGAACGCGCTCGAATCCACCGCCCTCCCCGGAAAGCTGGCCGACTGCCAGACCCGCGACCCGGGCGAGGCCGAGCTGTTCGTCGTGGAGGGCGACTCCGCGGGCGGGTCGGCAAAGCAGGCCCGCGACCGGGAGTTCCAGGCCATCCTGCCGCTGTTCGGCAAGGTGCTCAACGTCGAGAAGCACCGGCTCGACCGGGTGCTGGAGAACGACAAGATCCGCCACTTCATCACGGCGGTCGGCACCGGCGTCGGCGAGGAGTTCGAGATCGACGACGCGCGCTACGAGAAGATCATCATCATGACGGACGCCGACGTCGACGGCGCGCACATCCGCACCCTCTACCTGACGCTGCTCTACCGCTACATGCGGCCGCTGCTCGAGGCGGGCTACGTCTACGCGGCCCAGCCCCCGCTGTACCGCATCCGCCACCGCGGCGAGACGTACGACGCCATGACCGAGGAGGAGCGCGACCGCATCATCGAGGAGGAGTGCGACGGGAACCCCTCGCAGGTCCAGCGGTTCAAGGGGCTCGGGGAGATGAACCCCGAGCAGCTGTGGGAGACCACGATGAACCCCGACAACCGCATCCTGAAGCAGATCACCATCGAGGACGCCGCCGCGGCGGACAAGATGTTCTCGGTGCTGATGGGCGACACCGTCGAACCGCGCAAGCAGTTCATCAAGGAACACGCGACGGAAGCGGACTGGGTTGACATCTGA